The Sulfurimonas hydrogeniphila genome includes a window with the following:
- a CDS encoding pilus assembly protein N-terminal domain-containing protein has translation MKKILLYLGICLHLFANDILVFNNEYQVLPLQKKIKKLIVGNRENINVSLLESTAKGSLLKIFGKKTGNTSILIIYRDNSIENYHVYVNENLGYIQKMINIIEPNLSLSMVGNDSAVITGVFKDPHDKKRIYEILKKGGVDTDKLMDLTKTRRVNKMIRTKLYLIAVDNQRAKDLGGVTGLGFFNKYVNATANAGAANSATFSGFLLDNLGNFTTATGKSVLATLNFLQTKGVANILDDTVLITTEDKNATFRVGGELYIPTGIIQNTGTAPTIQVTEKEYGLKLTLTSKFMQTEGYMHINVDIQDSAIDPNPANNVALGTGISIPSFISKNIQTNVVVKSEQVIALGGRLHSENSKSEEKIPLFGDIPLLGELFKHKVENLNTTDLIFLLVPEIVDANEEIDDTDFYKNFKAQSTVFHAKVTDTPKKIPDTEQNTTETAPSEVSHISFPAPIIIDEEESLQTPPEENAKQQTQQTQQTQQTQQKIAQKTQKAAQKTHELTMTMPKKKETAVKKETKPSLQTYAVNAKKIFLREKPVNGKRVNVWKEGHKFTSDISKTVNGASWLKVKQDCYRTCKDLNASVWISQKYTKTL, from the coding sequence ATGAAAAAAATACTACTATATCTTGGAATCTGTCTGCATCTTTTTGCAAACGACATTCTTGTCTTTAACAATGAGTACCAGGTCCTACCCTTGCAAAAAAAGATCAAAAAACTCATTGTCGGTAACAGAGAAAATATTAACGTTTCTCTTTTGGAGAGTACGGCAAAAGGAAGTTTGCTTAAAATATTTGGTAAAAAAACAGGCAACACCTCTATTCTTATCATTTACAGGGACAACTCCATAGAAAATTATCATGTCTATGTGAATGAGAATCTCGGCTATATTCAAAAAATGATCAATATTATTGAACCGAATCTTTCACTCAGCATGGTCGGTAACGACTCTGCCGTCATCACCGGTGTATTTAAAGATCCGCATGACAAAAAAAGAATTTATGAGATTTTGAAAAAAGGCGGTGTAGATACAGACAAACTGATGGATTTGACAAAAACACGCAGAGTCAACAAAATGATTCGTACAAAACTCTACCTCATTGCCGTAGACAACCAAAGAGCAAAAGATTTGGGTGGTGTTACCGGACTGGGATTTTTCAACAAATATGTCAATGCAACAGCCAATGCGGGTGCTGCAAACTCTGCAACATTCAGCGGTTTTTTACTTGACAACCTGGGAAATTTTACAACAGCAACCGGAAAATCCGTTCTTGCTACACTCAATTTTTTACAGACAAAAGGGGTTGCCAATATACTTGATGACACGGTGCTCATTACAACAGAAGACAAAAATGCAACCTTTCGCGTAGGCGGGGAGCTTTATATCCCGACAGGTATTATACAAAACACAGGAACGGCACCCACCATTCAGGTGACAGAAAAAGAGTATGGTCTCAAACTTACACTCACAAGCAAATTTATGCAGACAGAGGGCTATATGCACATCAATGTAGATATTCAAGACAGTGCCATAGACCCTAACCCTGCCAATAATGTTGCTCTTGGAACCGGCATCTCCATTCCCTCTTTTATCAGTAAAAACATTCAGACTAATGTGGTTGTAAAATCTGAGCAGGTTATAGCCCTGGGTGGTCGCCTGCACAGTGAAAATTCCAAAAGTGAAGAAAAAATCCCTTTGTTTGGAGATATTCCTTTACTGGGCGAGCTTTTCAAGCATAAAGTTGAAAATTTAAACACAACTGATTTGATCTTTTTACTTGTCCCTGAGATTGTGGATGCCAATGAAGAGATAGATGACACTGACTTTTACAAAAATTTTAAAGCGCAAAGTACTGTTTTTCATGCAAAGGTGACTGACACTCCGAAAAAAATTCCCGATACAGAGCAAAACACTACAGAAACGGCACCATCAGAAGTATCACATATTTCATTTCCCGCTCCGATTATAATAGATGAAGAAGAAAGTCTGCAAACTCCACCGGAAGAGAATGCCAAACAACAGACACAACAGACACAACAGACACAACAGACACAACAGAAGATAGCACAAAAAACACAAAAAGCAGCACAAAAGACACATGAACTTACAATGACAATGCCAAAGAAGAAAGAAACAGCAGTAAAAAAAGAGACAAAACCTTCTCTGCAAACCTATGCTGTCAATGCGAAAAAGATATTTCTCAGAGAAAAACCTGTAAATGGAAAACGTGTTAATGTTTGGAAAGAAGGGCATAA
- a CDS encoding SAF domain-containing protein gives MKNRKTRIIMGIMVGLVLFSSSVALLLYLKQGKTKEHKEAEVEVFVAAKNIHKGDVINADSLKKAHLAKSYISFTPLTDAEIIGRYANVDIYKGEPIRPEKIVAIPPKTEQEAESKKQKKKEKQVQPQKTEAPQQVTKDTLSVALSLFRNQDTSLRSGDFVDIACAIPSANKKTPDLFYTKYVALHVKIDTFVINGNRQTKLLSYNEKQMLTKADTVIFQMAPKEIKNFLAYYYKTQALNSKRVYNLHNYGGQLWMIKTPKEINVKLQKQKELLLVDKKMFKKQRKKHVQRVKISYEN, from the coding sequence ATGAAAAACAGAAAAACAAGAATAATCATGGGAATAATGGTCGGACTGGTGCTTTTTAGCTCCTCCGTAGCACTTCTTCTATACCTCAAACAGGGAAAGACAAAAGAGCACAAAGAAGCAGAAGTTGAAGTTTTTGTTGCGGCAAAAAACATACACAAAGGGGATGTTATTAATGCAGATTCACTTAAAAAAGCACATCTTGCCAAAAGCTATATCAGTTTTACTCCTTTGACAGACGCGGAGATTATAGGCCGATATGCCAATGTGGATATCTACAAAGGTGAGCCTATTCGTCCTGAAAAGATTGTTGCGATACCGCCAAAAACCGAGCAGGAAGCAGAGTCGAAAAAGCAAAAGAAAAAAGAAAAACAGGTACAGCCTCAAAAGACAGAAGCACCACAGCAGGTCACCAAAGACACACTCTCAGTCGCACTCTCTCTTTTTAGAAACCAGGACACATCTCTGCGTTCGGGAGATTTTGTAGATATAGCCTGTGCCATTCCTTCTGCAAACAAAAAAACTCCAGATCTCTTTTATACAAAATATGTCGCTTTACATGTAAAGATAGATACCTTTGTCATCAACGGGAACAGACAGACAAAACTTCTCAGCTACAATGAAAAGCAAATGCTTACCAAGGCAGATACTGTCATATTCCAAATGGCACCAAAAGAGATTAAAAACTTTTTGGCGTATTACTATAAAACACAGGCGCTTAACAGTAAGCGAGTCTATAATCTTCACAACTACGGAGGGCAGTTATGGATGATAAAAACACCCAAAGAGATCAACGTCAAGCTGCAAAAACAAAAAGAACTTCTCCTTGTAGACAAAAAAATGTTTAAAAAACAGAGAAAAAAACATGTACAAAGAGTGAAAATATCCTATGAAAACTAA
- a CDS encoding type II secretion system F family protein yields the protein MIELFSYLTLFISLGIIAFFLSLYAYVHYKHRRLLSAIFAKEDDIIITDNFSAKKAEFKLKLQRAGLTRKQFNEIVFASILAGISLISLIFIMDFSFLTELFLVVSGVAIAIFMPYIYVEEQIKARIKRIENDLPIFIDLLIIILEGGGGLNNAIDKVTTEGASVLGPDLLSESKKFKNEFITYSSDVAFTNLVNRTGSDAIATIVGFMRLSEETGIGVKSIFENQAQELKSMEMLNIEKKAATMNIGITLVMFIFILPAVIAMIAFPMAADALMPGF from the coding sequence ATGATAGAACTGTTTTCATACCTTACTCTTTTCATCTCTCTTGGCATTATCGCTTTTTTCCTCTCTTTGTATGCTTATGTACATTATAAGCACAGGAGACTTTTAAGCGCTATTTTTGCCAAAGAAGATGACATAATTATCACTGACAATTTCAGTGCAAAAAAAGCAGAATTTAAATTAAAGCTTCAAAGAGCGGGACTTACACGCAAACAGTTTAATGAAATAGTATTTGCAAGTATTTTGGCAGGCATCTCTTTGATATCGCTGATTTTTATTATGGATTTTAGTTTTTTAACTGAGCTTTTTTTAGTTGTGTCAGGTGTTGCCATAGCAATATTTATGCCCTATATATATGTTGAAGAACAGATAAAGGCAAGAATCAAAAGAATAGAAAATGATTTGCCTATCTTTATAGATTTGCTGATTATCATTCTTGAAGGGGGCGGAGGACTCAACAATGCCATAGACAAAGTAACAACAGAAGGTGCAAGTGTTTTAGGTCCAGACCTCTTAAGTGAGTCTAAAAAGTTTAAAAACGAGTTTATAACATACTCAAGCGATGTAGCGTTTACAAATCTTGTCAACCGTACAGGAAGTGATGCAATTGCCACTATTGTCGGATTTATGCGACTTTCCGAGGAAACAGGAATCGGTGTCAAATCTATATTTGAGAATCAGGCGCAGGAGCTTAAATCAATGGAAATGCTAAACATAGAGAAAAAAGCCGCAACGATGAATATAGGCATTACGCTGGTCATGTTTATATTCATCTTACCGGCAGTCATCGCAATGATAGCATTTCCAATGGCAGCAGATGCCTTAATGCCGGGATTTTAA
- a CDS encoding type II secretion system F family protein: MTELQIDILLIFVITSSATALGYILLAEYKRTKHINYIKHVISLVDVDEDDILREKHLESKNTLKNKINALMLQAGFHFSPYIFVLVFFAFSLLAGSLFALFLRHWSGYLIGIPFGSFIFYMILRAIIDNRKKKFNKALAVAISVLVKMMKNGIGFEQALSKSVSVSGSKLFRDIFAKFFQEKNTIGEMEAFNNLNQFIHSKELRIFALAIKIGRASGGQFSNTLEKVEKTISYREKMQEKVDVVTRESSVGSYVVVLITIFLYFSLNGNFDGKLHQYFMESQYGRFQLLGIALWVFTGIMINKVLTRVHK; this comes from the coding sequence ATGACTGAATTACAAATAGACATATTACTTATCTTTGTCATTACAAGCAGTGCTACTGCACTTGGCTATATTCTCTTGGCAGAGTATAAACGGACAAAACACATTAATTACATCAAGCATGTCATATCACTTGTGGATGTAGATGAAGATGACATTTTACGGGAAAAACATTTAGAAAGCAAAAACACGCTGAAAAACAAAATAAACGCTCTGATGCTTCAGGCGGGATTTCATTTTTCTCCTTACATTTTTGTTCTTGTTTTTTTCGCATTTTCTCTCCTGGCAGGATCTCTCTTTGCACTTTTTCTACGCCACTGGAGCGGATATCTTATAGGTATCCCCTTTGGTTCGTTCATCTTTTACATGATTTTACGTGCCATTATAGACAACAGAAAAAAGAAATTCAACAAAGCACTTGCCGTTGCAATTTCAGTGCTTGTAAAAATGATGAAAAACGGTATTGGGTTTGAACAGGCACTCAGCAAGTCAGTTTCAGTTTCAGGGTCCAAGCTTTTTCGTGACATATTTGCAAAATTTTTCCAGGAAAAAAATACTATCGGAGAGATGGAGGCTTTTAACAATTTAAACCAGTTTATCCATTCCAAAGAACTCCGTATCTTTGCCTTGGCGATTAAAATAGGGCGCGCGAGCGGCGGACAGTTTTCAAATACTTTGGAAAAGGTTGAAAAAACGATCAGCTACAGAGAAAAAATGCAGGAAAAAGTAGATGTTGTTACAAGAGAAAGCAGTGTAGGCTCATATGTCGTTGTTTTAATTACCATCTTTTTATACTTTTCGCTGAATGGGAACTTTGACGGGAAACTGCATCAGTACTTTATGGAATCCCAATACGGAAGATTTCAGCTTTTGGGTATTGCTCTTTGGGTATTTACCGGCATAATGATCAATAAAGTATTGACAAGGGTACACAAATGA